A genomic window from Quercus lobata isolate SW786 chromosome 10, ValleyOak3.0 Primary Assembly, whole genome shotgun sequence includes:
- the LOC115965696 gene encoding uncharacterized protein LOC115965696, with product MALGFFSNIQNLWPFSLLKYDDLRLSDELVRKLSVPEHTKRFIFAVREPETQSVIYILAAQNLSERSAIDAECLIREVRPDAVVAQVSNSSLTEIQSEESELSDGAVPTSSFGVLKRCFVDKINKERYEYVAGNSVLREIFGTSFHGHLFAAKRAAEEVGSSFLVLESPSVKSPVGDNPPEEIDTGYKFQGLVSSLVPQKAGSVVLLSSKRFSLTNDFQKQMVKLLSPYLDLSIPRFSHSTSASEVGSKEIQPIRSYEAPPFAQSIYPLLEDLHNIFSDLPSIGNALAHAQKMLLDVNRGEIVDISILSEVYTFRIAVEGLRVALNNAGRLPINKIRNSMPAKIDFSELPFEDKSHALFAQALRSQTKKFQTIVAVVDAGGLANLRKHWNTPVPLEVKDFVEQLGTNCEGDGELSNHNEGKRLLTGKPVVAVGAGATAVLGASYVSKVVPASTVVKVLTFKVPASLKILLSQTQKATSLAFGKTFGTSKVVAPSIASYGAKTTSIFKATASAEKIRLVTHSVIASAEKTSFSAMRTAFYEIMRKRQVRPIGLLPWATFACSIATCSSLLVYGDGIECAAESLPSAPSIASLGRGIQSLHQASQSAIQADGTRIQKSIEALIYRWKKVKVQ from the coding sequence ATGGCACTTGGGTTTTTCTCGAACATACAAAATCTATGGCCTTTTTCTTTGCTGAAATATGATGACTTGAGATTGTCTGATGAACTGGTTCGTAAACTTTCGGTACCCGAACATACAAAACGTTTCATTTTTGCGGTTCGTGAGCCCGAAACACAGTCTGTGATTTATATATTGGCTGCTCAGAATTTGTCCGAGCGATCAGCCATAGATGCTGAGTGTTTAATTAGGGAAGTTAGACCTGATGCTGTTGTGGCCCAGGTGAGCAATTCATCCCTTACAGAAATTCAATCTGAAGAGAGTGAATTGAGTGATGGTGCGGTTCCCACTTCTTCGTTTGGAGTGCTTAAACGATGTTTTGTTGATAAGATTAATAAGGAGAGGTATGAATATGTTGCTGGCAACTCTGTTTTGCGAGAGATTTTTGGGACTAGTTTTCATGGACATCTTTTTGCAGCCAAGAGGGCAGCTGAGGAGGTTGGATCCTCATTCTTGGTGCTTGAATCACCCTCTGTGAAGTCTCCTGTTGGGGATAACCCACCGGAGGAAATTGACACGGGGTACAAGTTTCAAGGTTTAGTTAGTAGTTTGGTTCCTCAGAAAGCGGGTTCTGTTGTTCTTTTGAGTTCAAAGAGATTTTCTCTAACGAATGATTTTCAGAAGCAGATGGTGAAGTTGTTATCACCGTATTTGGATCTATCAATTCCGAGGTTTAGTCACTCAACTTCTGCATCGGAGGTGGGTTCAAAGGAAATTCAACCTATACGCAGTTATGAGGCACCGCCATTTGCTCAGTCCATTTATCCATTACTCGAGGATCTACATAATATATTTTCTGACCTACCATCAATTGGGAATGCTCTGGCTCATGCACAGAAAATGCTTCTTGATGTTAACAGAGGTGAAATTGTGGACATTAGCATCCTATCTGAGGTCTACACCTTTCGAATTGCAGTTGAGGGGCTGAGAGTTGCTCTAAACAATGCTGGTCGGTTACCCAttaacaaaataagaaattccATGCCAGCTAAGATTGATTTTTCAGAGCTTCCATTTGAGGACAAGTCACATGCACTCTTTGCACAGGCCCTTCGGAGTCAGACTAAGAAGTTCCAGACCATAGTGGCAGTAGTTGATGCTGGTGGCTTAGCCAATCTAAGGAAACACTGGAACACTCCTGTTCCTCTGGAGGTCAAGGATTTTGTCGAACAGCTTGGTACAAATTGTGAAGGGGATGGGGAACTTTCAAATCATAATGAGGGAAAACGATTATTAACAGGTAAACCTGTGGTGGCAGTTGGAGCCGGGGCAACAGCAGTTTTAGGAGCTTCATATGTCTCCAAAGTTGTTCCTGCATCGACTGTTGTGAAAGTTCTAACATTCAAAGTTCCTGCTTCACTTAAAATCTTACTGTCCCAAACTCAGAAGGCGACATCCCTAGCCTTTGGCAAGACTTTTGGGACATCAAAAGTTGTAGCTCCAAGTATTGCAAGTTATGGAGCCAAAACAACATCTATCTTTAAGGCAACTGCTTCTGCTGAAAAGATCCGGCTAGTAACCCACAGTGTTATAGCCTCTGCTGAGAAGACCAGCTTTTCAGCTATGAGAACAGCATTCTATGAAATAATGAGGAAACGGCAGGTACGGCCAATTGGTTTGCTACCATGGGCAACATTTGCGTGTAGTATTGCAACTTGCAGCAGCTTGCTTGTGTATGGAGATGGAATTGAATGTGCTGCTGAATCACTTCCTTCAGCTCCATCAATTGCCAGTTTGGGAAGAGGGATCCAAAGCTTACACCAGGCGTCTCAGTCCGCTATTCAAGCAGATGGCACCAGAATACAGAAATCTATAGAAGCCCTAATATACAGATGGAAGAAAGTAAAGGTGCAATAA